A window of Benincasa hispida cultivar B227 chromosome 9, ASM972705v1, whole genome shotgun sequence genomic DNA:
TGAAGTTTTAATTATGCCCTTTATGGTCTTTTTACATTATTATATGATGTATAAATGTATCTTCATCGAGGAATAAAAAGCATCGAGTTCAATTCTGctatgatcgagtatgaacaaatatgatcgagtatgatcaAGTATGAATGATCGAATATGATCGAGTATGAGCGAGTATGAATAATCGAGtatgaacgatcgagtatgaTCAAATATGATCAAAGatgatcgagtatgttcaagcatgatcgagtatgaacaactatgatcgagtatgatcaaatataaatgatcgagtatgatcaagcatgatcgagtatgatcAAGCATGATTGAGTATGAACGATCAAGTATGATtgagtatgatcgagtatgatcaaatatgaacgatcgagtatgatcgagtatgatcaAACTCGAGTATGAACGATCAAGTATAATCAaatatgatcgagtatgatcgagtatgttcGAGCATGATCGAGTATGAACGATTGAGTATGATTTCGTAATTCTTTCTCCGAAATTTCATCTTCTACAATTCTAGTAACTGGAAAATCAAAACAATGCATGAAACTAAAATTTCAGGAGAAAGACTCATCATTGGCCGATCTAGGGTCTAGAAAACAAACCTGAAGTGGAAAACGTTCTCCCCCACCAAGCTGCAATTTGATtgagaagaagattgaagcagCAAGGAGGAAAAGGGAGAACACCAAATATGTGAGAAAAGAACAAATCTAGGAAGAAAATGAGACATGGTTGAGGACAAGCTTGAGGAGAAGGTTGAAGTAACTAGGGTTTCAGAGGATGGTTAAGAGAATGGTTGAGAGAGACGTGAGAGAGAGGACTACCGGGTGAAGTGGAAGAAAAATGAAACATGACATACAATACGCAAAGGAAAATGAAACGGTGAGATACGAACacaaaagaaaaatggatccacaaataattcaaattgGTAAGATAAGATAATGTATCCCCAAACACCGAGATGATATACCAACCCATATTATACTATCTCATATTGAACCCTAACTCAGCTAGTTGTTGCACCCCTACATGACGGCTTTTAATCTTAAAACATTTGTAAAAGAAAATACAattaatgtatatttttttcagAACAAATTTCAGTTAAAAGTAAACCTTTTCAAAATCTTAAGAACATAAACGACCAATGTAGTATTTTAATCTAAGATTTACTATTTGAAtgaaaacaataacaataataataatacttcaTTAGAGGAACAGAAAGTTGGCTAATGGAGTCAACTGAAATTTGGCATAAAAAAGAATGTCAATTGAGCCAACAGTTTACAGCACAAACTATCTAGAGAGGTGTAAATGACATTTGATTGAACAATCATCAATCATCAAAATTGTAGACTTGTCATGTTCCTCTCCTCAATATCACTACTGTGAAAACTATACAATGGCAACAACTattttacattatattttatccTAAGTTCGCCCCCAAAAAAACTACTTAACTAAAATATAAGTGTCGGTTCACTTGCTCGGCTTTGTCCACGACGTTTCTGAGGTGTTAACATTACCATAATACACCTGTTTCGACGACTCGTCCCAATACACCTGTAAAATGTGATGttccaaaaagaaaaccaaGAAGATTAGCATCTGTTTCTACTAGAGCAGGTTCAAGATTATAGACAACAAAGTTGGTAAATGATTCAGATGATCATGAATTGAGAAACCAAAAAGGAAGCCAAAAGCTATTGTATAAGACGCCTCTAAAAACATATGGTGTTCAGTTAGTTTCATCACGAGGGACTCAATGGCCACGTTCCCTTCTAACTTGTAATTTCAGTTCATCATCATTCGTATAATGGAATTTACCTGCCATCCCGAGGGGAGATCTTTTGAGATTTCTGCCAGGTCAGGCTGCTGGTTTCCATCTGTGGATGCTTCAGCAGGAGATTGAGCGACTTCACTCGATGATTGAGCTCTCCTTCGCTTCACACGCTCGCGCCTACAAAATATAGTAAGCAGAACTTAGAACAGTGAAGTCCAAAAGTCCTTGAACTCCAAGCAGTTCAGGTTGCACTTGCACAATGAGTACAAAAGGGATGGTGAGAATATGATGGTTTAATAGACAAATGAAGTTTggataaaggaaaagaaaatgtaaATTCGGGCTTCATACCAATCACCCCCAAGAGGCTGAAAGTTGGCGTTTTCTTTAGCATCCCCACTGGCAATCTGCTGTGCGTGCCATTCCTGCATCATAAGCATTGGTAAGAACCCAGAGCTCAGATGCAGTGGACTGTAGTcctttatttcaaaatataattatcaaatgcGTTCAGTTGTATAGTACCTTTATTTCCCTTTCTCGTTTCCTCTCTAGAATCTCATAAGCATTTTCTGGTTCTTCCTCATCTTCCAATTCTTCTTTCGCTGCCTTCCACTGATTAATCAAAATGTATAAATAGAAAAGACCCATCAggcaataaaaatataattttatggGATACCATACAGAAAGACCAAATAGAGAGCATCAGGTAATATATCTATGAAAGCCAAAAGAGACGTGTACCTTGTCCAACAAACTCGAAACTTTCTTATTTGATCTCAAGGAGGGAGCAACTGTAACTGTCCGCTTTTTGCTGCGCAGAGctgcaaagaaaaagaaatgaaagaacaTTAGAGCAGATACCATATTAAGAGGCTACCTTTTAAGTGAAAAGCTAAGATTATAGCATGAACATCTCAGTAGAAGAGTTAAACTACACTGCACAAACTAGACTAAAGGTTTGAGCTCACAGAATAATGTTGATTTGCTCGCAACATAAGATAGACACCTAATAAAATTAACAAACTGCACCCAACAAAAGCTGCCAAATCCTAGGCCATAGAACACATGATATGTTTTCCTTCCTCCCCCAGTCCCAACCCATTTTGAGGAAGCTAGATAAACATTTTGCTCATATGCAGCTCCTTGAAAAAATATCATGATTAAGAAGATTCTACTTAAGTATTATACCTTTTGGTTGAACCTTGGAAACTGTGGATGTATTAGCAACAGACGAAGAATCAGTAACGGCTTTACTTGTTGGCGGAACATCATTAGTTGGGGAGACTGAAGTAGATGCTCGGAAGGAAGCTGCCGTGGTCTCTCCATGTCTCTTGTCAATTTCATCAGCAGCAGAAGTAGTATTCATATTTGCTGCATCAGAAGATCCATATTGAATAGAGGAAGAAGGATCAGATCTGATAGACGAGGAATCAACATGCAACTGTGAAGACTCTGTTGTACTAAAGACAGGAAGAGTGGTTGTTGCACTTTGAAGAATACCATAACCTTCAGGCACAACACCATTTACAACTATAGAAGCAGAATCGGTCTGTGAATTTGGAACTGCCTCATAGTAAAATTGTGCTTGAGCCAAAACAACGTTACATGCTTCTGGTTGTCCATAAAAGTCTGCACCAGGGACGACTTCAGGGGCAGGATGCGCATAATACTTAATACTAGAATCGGGGTAGGACACTTGATATGGTTCGGAGTAACAAAGAGGCTGCCCAAGTTGGGTATAAGATGGAGGCATAGGATATAATGGCTCAGCTGGCTCATCAGGTGGGGGTGGAGGAACATCTTCATTATCAGGTGGTGGTGGGGGAATCCATTCCTCATCCGGGGGTGGTGGCGGTGGTGCTACAGAGCCATCCTCTGAAACCATGTATGCATATCCAGAGGAAAGATTTGGCTGGGCTTGGAGATCTGGCTGAAGTGGTTGCTCCAAGAAAGTAGCAACATACATGTCTGACGAACCAGCCACCGTCAAGTTACCTGCAGAACTGGCATCTTCTACTTCCATATCCACCTCCATGTCAACATCTTCCACAGAATGTACACCACTCTTGGAAGCCATTTCGTCAGTTACATTTACATGCTCAATCACAGCAGTAGAGTTTCCTAGCTGTTCACTGGCTTTAGATGATGAAATATTTTCTCCATTTGCAATGATAGTTACTTGGCTTTGATCCCCTTGGAGTTTCAAAGAAGCAGAATCAGTAGGCAAATGGTAGTGCTCCAAAGCAGAAACACCACTATTTGTCACTCTCTCTACTTCAGACTCAACATTTGACCTTCCCTGAATTTTATCCTCTCTTACAATCTTTGGACTATCAGTAGCCTTGGCTTCATCCGATTGGGATGATACAGCAGCAGTTTGATAAATTTCTTTGTTAACTTCATCTTCAATCTGTTTAAGCTTCCTTCCCGAGTGTTCCCAAAACGGAAGCAACAATGTCTTATAGGGCATTAGTGACATCAAATCTGAAAGTCTAACCTCAGTTTCCAATATGTACTTAGATGTCCAATCATGACCTCCTGACCTGAAGTTAATATTAAGCCATTAGTACAAGAATGTAACGAAAAATCAGAAGATCATTTCACTAATGCTAACATAAAAATAGCATATTCCCTTGAAATGCCAgtaatatttttatcaacaacGTCCAATTCAGTTCAGTGTAAAAATTTGAGTAGCCAGAATTTTATTGGCATGGCAATGTTCCATGTTCCATCCAAACATTTTTACTTCTAATATAAATAGAAGTCAAGATTGCttataaaatagagaaatgaAGATGATACAAATAAAAATTCCCACCacaactaaattgaaaatattttgttcagaaatattgtattaaatttttGGGGAGAGAAACAAATGGTTTAGACGGGTAACATTAAAAAAGTTCAACTGTTGATATTGGATTTTCTCATTATCTATGGTGGCCTTGGTATCGACCTCCCTTCCTATTATCTGACCATAGATAATTGGATATTCGACCTCCCTTCCCATTATCTATGGTGGCCTTGGTATCAGATCCCTCCGACAAAAAAAAACACAGCTCTCATGATATGGCAGAAAATCTCGTCTATGGGCTGGCATCTTAACACTTAAAGATCAGTTTTTTACGTTTACTGACTCTATAGTTGGAGACGGGAAAGCTATAAGATTTTGGATGGACTCTTGGTGTGATACCCAACCGCTTGCATAGAAATTCCCTGTGATCTTCTctattttattgaaaaaggaGGCAATGGTAGCAGATTGTTGGTGTGCCTCCAGTCAAACGTGGAATCTGGGCCTCAGAAGAAATGTTTTGGATAGAGAGATGGGAGACATGATTGCTATTTTTGGAAGTCTTAAATGCTTGGGTGCCCCAGAATGATCGCGATCGCCTTAAGTGGATTCTTGATGCTTCGGGGAAGTTTACCACGAAAACTACCTTTTCGAACATCACTAAGAACTCCTCTCACTTttcctctggtgaatctcgttTGGAAGCCCAAAATCCCAAAAAAGGTGAAATTCTTTCTCTGGTCCCTTTGTTACAGAAGCCTTAACACCCATGAAATGCTTCAAAGGAAGCTTAGAagctcttctcttggcccatCTGTTTGCTGTTTATGCTTGAAAAACGAGGAGTCCATTGATCATAATTTTCTGCATTACGACTTTGCCGACAAAGAGTGTACTCTTCTTCTTGGCATTTTCGGTCTGGAGTGTAGCCTCCTAAACCGAGTCAACGATTGGATGCTTCAAGGATTGGAAAGTAGAGCTTCTGGTGATCGTGGGAAGGTCCTTTGGAGATGTGCTTTGAGAGCCCTTTTGTGGTGCATGGAAGGAAAGGAATAGTAGAATTTTATAAGACAAGTATACTTCTTTTGATTATTTTTGGAATGTTGTTCAACATACAGCTTCTTGGTAGTGTACACAAATCACACCAAACTCTTTTGTAATTATAGTCTTTCGCTAATTTTTAATAACTGGAAGGCTATTATTCGCTAATTTTTAATAACTGGAAGGCTATTATTGATTAGCACCTTTTATGggtgggggggaggggggatcCTCTCGACCCCTCGCCCTTAGGTTGTTCCCTTTTGTTCTCTTTAGAATATAATCCTCTGTTCcttatcaaaatatatatatatatatatatatttctcagATAAAATCTTGTACAAAGTTACTCGATGTCATGTAGATCATACctcacataaaataatattacaaGAAGCAAGAAGCGGACGCAAGAGAATGAGATTATCAAGACCAATTACATCACTGCCCAAGTTTAAAGATTTAAGTTTTCGAGGGTTTCCTACTGCATTTGGTTCCTCATCTCAGCAATCTCCTTGTATCAAAATGCATCCCACAAAACGTACATAATCAAGAAAAAGCAGGCCAAGAAGATGAGTAATAGGATTGGGTATTAGGGATTACTAGGGAATGTAGAAGAAGTAGTTTGTTGGGGAAGTTGGTTATATATAGAGGGGTAGTGAATGGAGAAGATAAGTAATATTGTGTTATCTCAAGATTGGGAGGGTCCAAGTACCTCTAACACTTGGTTTATCTTgtatttccattatcatttacATTTCAATATATCCAGGTTCTATCAATGAGGCAGACAGACTCATTCCTCATTGGATTTGATCAAGAACTGATAAGATAACCCATAAGGTAAAATGGCAAGCATAGGCACTGGCGCCATATGATGCCCAGTTACTGATGGAAAACGAgtagggtttttcttttttttttttttttttttgttaagtgTCTGATAGATGTTTGAGAGACTTTTAAATCATCAGgattcatttattttcattatttccaTGAGAAGttcgtttcttttttttaatattaaaagttcaaataaaataaaataaaaagtggaTATAATTTGCAATAATTCGAAGCTTTAGAAATTAGAAACACAAATGAAGTCTCCAAGCAgaattaagtaattatttaaatgttaaaagAGAGATATATAGTCGATAGAGGACAGAATGCATCATAATATTACTTGATAGTGGATTAGCATGAATATGTGCTtctatttaatcaataaattttaattccCCTCCATTTTTGCCAAACATAATTTACGAAGAAACATAAATTCCAATCAAATGTACAAAAGAAACCCCAATGATTGTTTCCCCAAGGCTTACAAGCCAAAAAGAAATGTGATCAAGGTGATTGCCTAAGTGAAGAAGCTCAACATCATTCAAGCAAGAAATACATGCTGAATGAAGGTTGCAAATAGCTGATATTCAATGGAGGTGAAAAAGTAGAATCTTACTTTTGTAATGATTTCAATCTCTCTAACAAGCTCGCACTCCAGGTCAGAAGCTGCGACGGAAGATCTAACCCTGATTTCAGTTCATTAGTCACCGTGTAATCAACATAGATCTCAGAAGCAgcttttgttatatttacatcATTTGAACAGGTACTGAAGGCAGCATAGCTTTGGTCAACCTCAGAACCCTGACTTGCAGTTACTGGAACAGCATTCTTGTAACCTTCAATTTGATTATTCACTTTAGGCCTATATCTATCACAATTTGACAATTTTGAAGCATTGTGATTAACAGATACTCACCTGTGCTTTCTGCTGAAAAAGCATCTAACTTTCCACCATTAGTTAAGCTAGATTCCTGTCTAAATACTGCGTTCTCTGGAAATTGAGTAGGAGAAGTTTTAATATCAGTGGTTGATTGAGTAGGCTGAGCCTGAGCCAAAACAACATCAGGTACTTCCCATGAAGTTTCCCCAGTTTCAACATTCCAGTAATAATAATTATGGCTCTCCTCATGCATAACAATCCTCCATCCTGAAACATCCCCTGAAACTTGTACATTAGATATGGCTGGTACAGATGTTTGAACCAGATCACTTTCCTTGCTTAAATATGCCAAGCTATTAGTGTCAGTTTTTGCTTCATCTTTGCTCTCCACGTTTTCAGAAAATTCAACAGAACCCTGCTCTGCTTCCTCATGAACAGCCTTTTCAGCAATGAGGTCTTCACTGACATTCGTATCCATATTCTCACATCCCTCAGTAGGAACCACAGCAACCTAAAATCAAGGATATCAGTGAAACAGAGTACTATTGAGAATAGAAGTGAACTTTATTAACATGCACAAAAGTCAGATATATCCAAAACCATAACCATCTAAGCAATAAATATCTCAAGTTAAGCAAAAAATGGTGGTGAGGCTCATCTGGTAAAAACATATGTAAATGCCTTATGAATGTATTCAGAATCCTGCTTCAACTTGGGATCAAACCTGAATTctcattttcaatatttttccaGCGGAAATATTTTCAGCTTAACTTGTGTTTTCATAATTTCTAAACCTCTTTCAATTACCATACCAAACAGCACCATAACCATCTAAGCAATAAATATCTCAATATTTGCAGAAATGTTTCAGTCATAATCATTTAACACATGAATCAGGTTTCAACCCCAcacattttattgaaatttaaggCAGAACTGATACATTCCCAGGGCCTGGGGGTGGGAAGGGGAATTGAAACACTAATAAATACACTCACACAAGAAATTAGCCCAAAACTAATGAATGTAGAATATCAAATCAAGTTTATTAAAGTGCTAATCCTGATCTGCAATTCaagcaataaaagaaagaaaaatacctCATCATTGCACTCAGGTAACAAATCATCTTGTCCATCATGATCTGAATTTTTATTCAAGTCCTCATCAACTTCATCGTCACTATATTGCTCAAGTAACAGCAAGGGATTTTGTGCTTGGTGAcctgaaaataaaaacactttcaCATCAAATATATCCAAAACCATCTCTCTTAGCAGCACGTCAAAGAATTCCCTGGAAAATTCATGAATATCAAGGTGTTAGAaacataaaaatttcaaaattaaagcaGTGAATTCAACATGAACATTGAAGATGTTTCATCACATCCACCTGTTACACATCCAAGGACAAATGTCAGTGATAAGCAAAAATGAAAGAGACATACGAACCGATGAAAAATTTTTCCTGTCGAAATCTCCAAAATGCCTTGATGATACCAAAAAGGGCATAATGATTGAGAGTCATTCATGTTCATTGTGTCAGGGGCCCCGACCAGATCTGATAATTGGTGTCCCAAAGACCACAGTCACCCTATAGACTGAAAACAAATTCTTGGGGCAAATAACACAAAGTCTTGTACATAAAGTTTGAAATATCCACCATTATAATGTGAAGCACTCATATCCCCTTTACATAGTCCTTTTGAAGAACACTGATAGAACCCACCTGAAGAGGATGCTGATTTAGGTAACTTGGTTGTCTGTCTTGAATCTATATCCCCTCCAACTTCTTCATGTACATCAGAGCCATCTAAATCTCCTAAACAAAGAATAACACATCCACCATTTAAATAAAGTCATCTTATATAATCTCCAGAATCATGACTCTGAAATCACTAGAAGCTGCGATGAGTATGTCAATACTACCCAATATCATGTATTACAGAACAACTAATATAAAGAGAATTATCACTAACACTTGAAAGAATTTTTTATAAAACGCTAATAGAAACTACTTTAAATATCTTTGatgcataatatatatgtatactcTTTCCTTTTTAGTAATCATCCAGACAACTTTTCATCTCAAATGCTGACCATAACAAACCGATATTCAGATGTAAAACATTTATCATTGAAGACTAGATATAGCCAAAAAGTGAAAGTCAGAGAAGCAACCGGGATCGACAATTAGGATGTAATGCATTGAATACAACATCAAGTTAACAAAGTTACATATCATAGACCAGACCTCCATTGCATTAATCACAACATAAAGTCAATGAAGTCCCATACTACGGACTAAACAAAATTAGAACCAGAAAAATGTATAAGACAACACAAACACACGAAACACACAAAAAGAACCACCACACAAAACTCACAACAGACCACCAAATTgacatgcactccatctcttccCTTCCAGGTCGGAAGCTCAATCCCCCATCCTGGTTTTTATTGTCGTAGGTTCAAATCATAAAAACCTTTATAAAATGAGATACCAAAATATGTTTTGACATAATATTCAAACAAGCCCCCCTGCCCTAAGCAACCGAAGAAGCATTAATTCCAAACAGATAGAAAACCAACTcgatgagaaaagaaaaaaagggtcACCGGGAGCTCAAATTCTCCGGTTCCATTACACAATAAACAgatgaaaaatggcaaaaacgCTCAATAGAAACCAACACAAACCCACATACAGAAAGAAACAATCCACAAAACACAACCAAATCATGCAAGAAACAAATGAAACACATATCGACATTCGCACTTATACAAAACCGTTATAAAttacatataaatcaaaggataaaCCCTCCGAGGGGGAAAAAACTACCGGAGGGCTCGGCGAAAAGATCGAGCTTGACACGGCGACCGGCGTTACTGAGAGCTGCGAGGCGACGCTCTCTTCTCTTTCCCatagcaagaagaagaagaagaagaagaaggtgaaaGGATTCGGTGGATTGAAGGATGAATTTAGGGATCCGGTGGATTGAATCTGTGAAATTCTTGCCCTTGACGCAGTCGGCGATTTTGCGACCGAAGATTGAGACGGCGTTGATTTATGGTTCGACGAAGGCCCAGTTCACTTGCGCCAATTTGGGTCTTGGGTTGTAAGTCGAATATCCGTAATCTAATGGTTGAGTTTCTATAGattttttaatcataatttttGTCGATCGATTTTGAGATTTTCCGCTTTTTATTTACTGTGATTTTGTGTCCTTTTGTGGTTTCGGTTTGAATTTTGTACAATTGTATGATTACATATAATCGATATTTgcctaatatatatttattttgtctcagatatattttaaaatttgtttctaATTAGTTATTAACTTTTAATCGTATTTAGAAGTTTTTAAATTTGGCAAATTGCAAATATCACTCTTGAAATATGATGGTGGTTATTATTAACTTTTTCAATGTACCCCTTTTCTATGCTATTAGTGGAGCCTGTGGAACCGACCGGTCAAGATCAATAAAAATCCTAAATTGGAATATTCGAAGAGTGGAGAACTCTCAAGCATTTAGAGCTCTAAAAGAGCCCATGCTTCATCAGCATCcccaaattatttttcttatggAAATAAAAGCTCATCAATACAAAATGAAAGAGTTACAAAATTATATTAGTTTTTCCAATGGCTTTATGGTGGATAGTCTTGGTTTGAGTGGAGGTTTGGCTATTTCTTGGAATAATGAGGcttcttttcatattttaacattcttcaaatctcacgttgatgtcaaaattttgaataacaatCGTAATTTTCGTCTCATTGGATTTTATGGAGAATCAAAACATTCTGACAGACACCTTTCATGGACTTTATTACGGAGGTTGTGTGCCATGTTCTCCCTCCCTTGGTTGgttaaaacataaatctcatgcttgaACTGGGAACTGGTAATTGGAAACTGAAACTGAAAATTGGCCAAGCCAACATTCGTGCATAACTTTAAAAACATAATATTTCTGAAACATAGCTAGTTTGATCCTCAGTTGAGAAAGGACCATTTTGTTCGATTCTCAACCATAAACCTAGCCTTTacataaaacattttaaaacatatgATACCTGAAAACATAGTTGAACTAATATTAGGTTGAGAGAGGGAACCCTTTTGTCCAACTCTCATTATAACCTAGGCTAAGATGTGAACCCTTTTGCCATCACCTTATCACTGATCTTCATGTGAGGGAGAGACCATTTTGCTCAACCCTCCATGTTGATCTTTTTTTAGGGAGAAACTCTTTTACCCAGCCCTCTATCCTAAACCTTTATACTCGACATACATGCACGTATAGCTAACCTGGATCTTAACATCAAGGATCATAACTAAAACTAAGCTCAGATACCTTCTAGTACTTTAGTATTGAGCTGATCATACATTATAAGAAAATACTTTTATAGAAAGGCTTACTGAATACATGGTATCATAGATATAGCATTCATGAGAACTTTGTTCCTAacacatgctcataaacatTAAAAACTCATTAACTGAATTCATACTTTATATCTTATAACCTAGCATGCATCGAGCTCTTCATAACTTTTAAGTAAATAATTCTATTAACAAGCTTATTGAAGTCATGTATCATAACACATAACAACTAACGCATGTCTCATTTCACTTAGTACATCACTACTTTAAACATATGTTagaaattctttttttaaaactagTATGCATTGACATTCTTTCTAAActtggtttgcttggaaaactTATTTTAGAAtaagctagcatgagaataaactttaattaaaacatTCAAAGATTTATAAAACGTTTATAGTCATTCATAGCCTTGGTTAATCCTCTTAGGGTTGATAAACTTCTCCTATTGATGTCAACCTTGTATTtgaattctctaccaaacaggCCCTAAGTTCTCTcatcatactcatctcaaattcactatgcatacacttaaAAAATTCTTGTTCGGGGTCaccaagaatcaaatccttGTGATCAAAATGTGAGCATATTTCCACTCTTTGGCCATGGACGAATAATCATCTTCCTTCTTTTCATTGATGCTTACTTCTTGCATACTTGAAACAAATTTCTTGCATTTTtcactaacaagtaaatctccaaaaaAACTGTTTCTAATCATCACTATAAATAGACTCATTAGAAACATTATTACAAGATTCAtcaaacacaacatgcatagattcctcaatAACTAATGTTCTTCTATTAaaaactctataagctttaTTAGTAGAGGAATATCCTAGGAAAATATTGACATCCATCTTAGAATCAATTTTTCAAgcttttctttgttattcaaaataaaacatttgcaacaaaaaaa
This region includes:
- the LOC120085697 gene encoding uncharacterized protein LOC120085697 isoform X1, whose amino-acid sequence is MGKRRERRLAALSNAGRRVKLDLFAEPSGDLDGSDVHEEVGGDIDSRQTTKLPKSASSSGHQAQNPLLLLEQYSDDEVDEDLNKNSDHDGQDDLLPECNDEVAVVPTEGCENMDTNVSEDLIAEKAVHEEAEQGSVEFSENVESKDEAKTDTNSLAYLSKESDLVQTSVPAISNVQVSGDVSGWRIVMHEESHNYYYWNVETGETSWEVPDVVLAQAQPTQSTTDIKTSPTQFPENAVFRQESSLTNGGKLDAFSAESTGYKNAVPVTASQGSEVDQSYAAFSTCSNDVNITKAASEIYVDYTVTNELKSGLDLPSQLLTWSASLLERLKSLQKSGGHDWTSKYILETEVRLSDLMSLMPYKTLLLPFWEHSGRKLKQIEDEVNKEIYQTAAVSSQSDEAKATDSPKIVREDKIQGRSNVESEVERVTNSGVSALEHYHLPTDSASLKLQGDQSQVTIIANGENISSSKASEQLGNSTAVIEHVNVTDEMASKSGVHSVEDVDMEVDMEVEDASSAGNLTVAGSSDMYVATFLEQPLQPDLQAQPNLSSGYAYMVSEDGSVAPPPPPPDEEWIPPPPPDNEDVPPPPPDEPAEPLYPMPPSYTQLGQPLCYSEPYQVSYPDSSIKYYAHPAPEVVPGADFYGQPEACNVVLAQAQFYYEAVPNSQTDSASIVVNGVVPEGYGILQSATTTLPVFSTTESSQLHVDSSSIRSDPSSSIQYGSSDAANMNTTSAADEIDKRHGETTAASFRASTSVSPTNDVPPTSKAVTDSSSVANTSTVSKVQPKALRSKKRTVTVAPSLRSNKKVSSLLDKWKAAKEELEDEEEPENAYEILERKREREIKEWHAQQIASGDAKENANFQPLGGDWRERVKRRRAQSSSEVAQSPAEASTDGNQQPDLAEISKDLPSGWQVYWDESSKQVYYGNVNTSETSWTKPSK
- the LOC120085697 gene encoding uncharacterized protein LOC120085697 isoform X2 — encoded protein: MTLNHYALFGIIKAFWRFRQEKFFIGHQAQNPLLLLEQYSDDEVDEDLNKNSDHDGQDDLLPECNDEVAVVPTEGCENMDTNVSEDLIAEKAVHEEAEQGSVEFSENVESKDEAKTDTNSLAYLSKESDLVQTSVPAISNVQVSGDVSGWRIVMHEESHNYYYWNVETGETSWEVPDVVLAQAQPTQSTTDIKTSPTQFPENAVFRQESSLTNGGKLDAFSAESTGYKNAVPVTASQGSEVDQSYAAFSTCSNDVNITKAASEIYVDYTVTNELKSGLDLPSQLLTWSASLLERLKSLQKSGGHDWTSKYILETEVRLSDLMSLMPYKTLLLPFWEHSGRKLKQIEDEVNKEIYQTAAVSSQSDEAKATDSPKIVREDKIQGRSNVESEVERVTNSGVSALEHYHLPTDSASLKLQGDQSQVTIIANGENISSSKASEQLGNSTAVIEHVNVTDEMASKSGVHSVEDVDMEVDMEVEDASSAGNLTVAGSSDMYVATFLEQPLQPDLQAQPNLSSGYAYMVSEDGSVAPPPPPPDEEWIPPPPPDNEDVPPPPPDEPAEPLYPMPPSYTQLGQPLCYSEPYQVSYPDSSIKYYAHPAPEVVPGADFYGQPEACNVVLAQAQFYYEAVPNSQTDSASIVVNGVVPEGYGILQSATTTLPVFSTTESSQLHVDSSSIRSDPSSSIQYGSSDAANMNTTSAADEIDKRHGETTAASFRASTSVSPTNDVPPTSKAVTDSSSVANTSTVSKVQPKALRSKKRTVTVAPSLRSNKKVSSLLDKWKAAKEELEDEEEPENAYEILERKREREIKEWHAQQIASGDAKENANFQPLGGDWRERVKRRRAQSSSEVAQSPAEASTDGNQQPDLAEISKDLPSGWQVYWDESSKQVYYGNVNTSETSWTKPSK